In one Streptomyces marincola genomic region, the following are encoded:
- the carA gene encoding glutamine-hydrolyzing carbamoyl-phosphate synthase small subunit, which produces MTTAPRHTATAPAVLVLEDGRVFHGRAYGAVGETFGEAVFATGMTGYQETLTDPSYHRQVVVMTAPHIGNTGVNDEDPESRRIWVAGYVVRDPARVPSNWRSVRPLDAELASQGVVGISGVDTRALTRHLRERGAMRAGVFSGPALADTETLLARVRSAPEMTGADLSAEVATTETYVVPAIGEKRYTVAAVDLGIKGMTPHRMAQRGIEVHVLPATATLDEVYAAGPDGVFFSNGPGDPAAADHPVSLMRGVLDRRTPLFGICFGNQILGRALGFGTFKLKYGHRGINQPVKDLATGRVEVTAHNHGFAVDAPIDKVSETPHGRVEVSHVCLNDDVVEGLRLLDRPAFSVQYHPEAAAGPHDAAYLFDRFVSLMEDQRA; this is translated from the coding sequence ATGACCACCGCCCCGCGGCACACCGCCACGGCTCCCGCCGTGCTGGTCCTGGAGGACGGCCGGGTGTTCCACGGCCGGGCCTACGGCGCGGTCGGCGAGACCTTCGGGGAAGCCGTCTTCGCCACCGGCATGACCGGCTACCAGGAAACGCTGACCGACCCGTCCTACCACCGGCAGGTGGTCGTCATGACCGCCCCGCACATCGGCAACACCGGCGTGAACGACGAGGACCCGGAATCCCGGCGCATCTGGGTCGCCGGCTACGTGGTCCGCGACCCCGCCCGGGTGCCGTCCAACTGGCGCTCGGTGCGCCCGCTCGATGCCGAGCTGGCGAGCCAGGGCGTCGTCGGCATCAGCGGCGTCGACACCCGGGCCCTGACGCGGCACCTGCGCGAACGCGGCGCGATGCGCGCCGGCGTCTTCTCCGGGCCCGCGCTCGCCGACACCGAGACGCTGCTCGCGCGCGTCAGGTCGGCTCCCGAGATGACGGGCGCCGACCTGTCCGCCGAGGTCGCCACGACCGAGACCTACGTCGTACCGGCCATCGGCGAGAAGCGGTACACCGTCGCCGCGGTCGACCTCGGCATCAAGGGCATGACGCCGCACCGCATGGCGCAGCGCGGCATCGAGGTGCACGTGCTGCCCGCGACCGCGACCCTGGACGAGGTGTACGCGGCCGGCCCCGACGGGGTCTTCTTCTCCAACGGCCCGGGCGACCCGGCGGCGGCCGACCACCCGGTCTCGCTGATGCGCGGGGTGCTCGACCGCCGCACGCCGCTGTTCGGCATCTGCTTCGGCAACCAGATCCTGGGCCGCGCGCTCGGCTTCGGCACGTTCAAGCTGAAGTACGGGCACCGCGGCATCAACCAGCCGGTGAAGGACCTGGCCACCGGCCGCGTCGAGGTCACCGCGCACAACCACGGCTTCGCCGTCGACGCGCCGATCGACAAGGTGTCAGAGACGCCGCACGGCCGCGTCGAGGTCTCGCACGTCTGCCTGAACGACGACGTCGTCGAGGGGCTGCGGCTCCTGGACCGCCCGGCCTTCAGCGTGCAGTACCACCCCGAGGCCGCCGCGGGTCCCCACGACGCCGCCTACCTGTTCGACCGCTTCGTCTCCCTGATGGAGGACCAGCGTGCCTAA